The Gimesia sp. genome segment AAATAATAACCCGTGATCTGGACGGAAGGCATCTCCTGGAGATCGGGGCCCGTGGGAATGCCCTCGGGTAACTGCGTACAGAGAAATCGCCAGGGATGGGTACCGGAATCTTTGGAAAAGAACCAGCCTTCGTAGAGGGTTTTGATGCCGAACTTATTCTCTTCCGGCTTGAGAGGCACCAGGCGTTTGAGCTGCCCCTTGACGGTCATCAGTTCGCCCCGGTATTTACTGGACTCGTTCATGACCACCACGAATGGTGGGGCGGGTTCGGCGGAGCGTTCGAGAATGTTCTGCGGAATCGAAGCTGCTTTCGCGAGGAGATAATAGAGGGCGTTGGCTTCGTAAGGTCGAATGCCTGAAACACTGTCGGTGACCTGTTTGAGCAGACGGGGATCGACGCGGACATCGTATTCGCCGTTTTCCAGCTGCGGATTGACCGACGCCGGGATATCCACTTCCGGTTCCGGCTGAGAACGGAATTCACCTGGTCTGAGGTTTGAGTCTTCTTTGACGTTATAATCGACGTCGCGATCGGGATCGAGTTGTTGCTCTCCCTGTCGCTGTTCTGTCGGGGGACCGGTGAGCCAGTACCAGGTTGATTCACGGGAGGCGTAGAGGATCGCCAGCAGGATCACTCCGAGGGCGGCCACCAGACGAAAGAGCCGGACCTGATCTCGACGACTGAAGTAAGAGGGCGTTGAAGATCGATTGTGAAATCGCATGCAGAAACGCCCTTTCTTGAGTTAAGTTCCCGTTGGCAGGCAGGCATTCGACAGTCAGACTTCGTGGTGTCGAATGCTGCCCTGTTCGAAGTTTACTTTCGTTTTGGTCGGTACATGTGGGTCGCCTGACCGAGGAAGCTTTCCGCGGCTTCCATCAGGGTTTCCGAGAGAGTCGGGTGAGCGTGAATGCTCTCGGCGACATCTTCGGCGACGGCAGCCATCTCGACGGCCAACACCCCTTCGGCGATCAGTTCGCCTGCCCCCGAACCGACAATGCCGACACCGAGTACGCGTCCTTTTTTCTTATCGAAAATGATTTTGGTGAGACCTTCCGTGCGGGCCAGGGTCTGAGCACGACCGGAGGCGGCCCAGGGGAAGCGGGTGATTTCGACATCCAGTCCCTGATCTTTTGCTTCCTGCTCGGTGACGCCACACCAGGCCAGTTCCGGGTCGGTGAAGACGACAGCGGGAATCGCGATGTTATCGAATTCAGCCGGTTCACCGGCGATGGTTTCCACGGCGACTTTGGCTTCGCGGGTTGCTTTGTGAGCCAGCATCGGTTCGCCGGCGATATCACCGATGGCGAAGATGTGGGATTCGGCGGTCCGCTGATTGGAATCGTTCTTGATGAAACCACGCTCGTCGAGTTCGAGCTTTGTGTGTTCCAGTCCGATGCCTTTGTTGTTCGGACGTCGGCCGATCGAGATCAGCACGCGGTCGAAAGTCTGCTGTGGTTCGACTCCTTCACCACTGAGGTCGGCGACGATGCCGCTGTCAGTGGGAGTCAGTTTTTCGACCTTGGTATTCAGGTGAATGGCAGCGAAACTTTCCTGGAGTCGTTTCTGCAACGGTTTGACCAGATCGCGGTCGGCACCGGGGAGCAGACCACCTGTCATTTCGACGACTGTGACTTCTGAGCCCAGGGCGGCATAGACGCTGCCCATTTCCAGACCGATATAGCCGCCGCCAACGACCAGCAGTTTTTCGGGGATGTCGGCGAGTTCCAGGGCACCGGTGGAATCCATGATCCGGGGATCATCAAGATCGAAGACCGGGGGAACCGCGGGTGAAGAACCGGTGGCAACGATGGCATACTTGAAGCCGATTGCTTCCGTGGTGCCGTCGTGTCTGGTGACTTCGACGGTGCGGGAATCTTTGAAACGACCGAAGCCTTTGACGATTTCGACATTGCGGGCTCCCGCGAGCTGTCCGATGCCACCGGTCAGTTGGGTGACGACTTTCTCTTTGAATTCGCGGAGCTTGTCGAGGTCGATCTTCGGTTTTTCGAAGGTGACGCCCCAGTCAGAGGATTCCCTGGTTTCATTGATCAGCTTGGCCACGTGCAGCAGTGCCTTGGAAGGGATGCAGCCCCGGTTCAGGCAGACGCCGCCGGGGGCGACGTCGTCGTTGACCATGATGACTTTGAACCCTTTGTCGGCTGCGTCAAACGCTGCCGGGTAACCGCCGGGACCACCGCCGATGACAACAATATCGGTTTCTCTGGTTGCAGATCCAGACATAATGTGCATTAACTTTCTTTGTTTATTGATGCTTTAACGTGGTAGCAATGTCTCTGGGCTTAGCAGTCGACCAGCAGGTTGAACGGATCAGACAGCAGGCCGGAGAGTCGCACGATGAAGCGTGCAGCGTCGGCACCGTTGATCACCCGGTGATCGTAGGAAAGCGACAGAGGCAGCATGAGCCGCGAAACCGGTTTGTCGTCGATCAGCTGGAATTCATGGCGTGAGCGGGACATGCCCAGGATGGCGACTTCGGGATAGTTCACAATCGGTGTGAACGAGGTGCCACCCAGACCACCCAGGTTGGTGATGGTGAAGGTGCCGCCCTGCATGTCACTCATTTCCAGTTTACGATCGCGGGCCTTGACGGCCAGTTCGTTCATTTCATTGGCGATGGTGATGATGTTTTTCTTATCAACATCTTTGACCACGGGAACAACCAGTCCGTTTTCGGTATCGACGGCGACGCCGATATTGATGTACTGCTTGTAAATGATCTCTTCTGTTTCCGTGTCGAAGCTGGAGTTGAAGACGGAGAACTCGTGCAGCGCGATGGCGATGGCTTTCATCGCCAGGGCGGTCATGGTGACCTTGGGACCGGAGTACTTGGGTTTGGAGATAAAGAGCTTGCGGGCCGTTTCCAGATCGGTGATGTCCGCCAGGTCATGTTGAGTGACATGGGGCACGACCTGCCAGGAAAGACTCAGGTTCTGGGCAGAAACGCGAGAGAGCTTGTTGAGCTTCTTGCGTTCGATTTCCCCGAACTGACTGAAGTCGGGCAGGGGCGGCACGGCAATGCCACCACCGCCACCTGAGGAACCGCCGTTGGAGATCAGGTTCTTGACGTAGTTTTCCACATCTTCCTGAGTGATACGACCGCCGGGGCCGGAACCAGCGACCTGATAGAGATCGACGCCCAGTTTGCGGGCCATTTTCCGGGTCGCGGGACCTGCCGGAGCAGGTGCTTTGTCGTCGGAAGAACCGGCAGCCGGTTGAGGCTGCGACTTGGCAGGTGCAGACAGTGTCGGTTCCGGTTTGCTTTCGGCTGCGGGAGCCGATGTGGATTCTGCCGGTTCTGGTTTTTCTTCTTTCGCTTCAGCGGGTGCTTCTGCTTTGGCTTCTTCCTTCGCAGGAGCAGGGGCTTCCCCGTTGGATTCATCAATGGAGAGCAGCACGGTGCCGATCGCGACGGAATCTCCTTCGGAGACATTCAGTTCTTTGATCACACCTGCATAGGGTGATTCAAGAGGGACGACCGCTTTGTCGGTCTCGATGTCCATCAGGAGCTGTCCCTGTTCGACGGTATCGCCGACGGCAACAGAGATCTGTCCGACATCGGCGGTTTCCACGCCCTCGCTTACTTCTGGAAGTTTAAATTCAGTAGCCATGTCTTATCGTTCTATCTGATGATGGTAATGTTTGGTTTGAACCGTTGTCACAGGGTCAGGTGCACCGGGATCAGGCCAGCCGGGGATTGACTTTCTCCGGATCGATGCCCAGGTCCTGGATGATGGCGGCTAACTTCGATTTATCGAACTTGCCTTCGTCGGCCAGTTCGACGAGTGTTGCCAGCACCACGTTCTCTGCGTCAATTTCGAAGTGACGGCGGAGCGATTCACGAGTTTCGCTGCGACCAAAGCCATCGGTTCCCAGTACACAGTAGTTACCGGGGATGCCTTCACGGATCTGGTCGGCGATAACTTTGATATTGTCGCTGGAAGCGATGAAGGGTCCTGCGACGCCTTCAAAGGTCGTTTCCAGGAAGGATTTCTGAGGTTCTGCATCGGGGTGCAGACGGTTGTAACGTTCCGCATCTTTGACGTCGCGGGCCAGCTCGTTGTAGCTGGTGACGCTCCAGACATCGGTAGCGATCTGGTATTTCTCGGCCAGGATTTCCTGGGCCCGCAGTACTTCGCGGAGAATCGGACCACTGCCGAACAGCTGCGGACGAGCGTCGACGGCTGGTTTGTCGGCTTCCAGTGAACGGAATTTGTAAATCCCTTTGATGATCCCATCGACGACGTCGTCGCCCTCGGGCATCGGAGCCATTTCGTAGTTTTCGTTGTAGACGGAGAGATAGTAGAAGATCTCTTCGCCTTCCTGATACATGCGTCGCATGCCGTCCTGAATGATGACCGCCAGCTCGTAAGCGTAAGCAGGATCGTAGGCGTGCAGGGTGGGAACGGTAGAAGCCATGATGTGGCTGTGCCCGTCCTGGTGCTGCAGACCTTCTCCGTTGAGGGTGGTGCGGCCGGAAGTACCGCCGAGCAGGAAGCCCTTGGTACGGGAATCAGCGGCGGCCCAGACGAGATCGCCAACACGCTGGAAACCGAACATCGAGTAGTAAACGTAGAACGGAATCATGTTCACGCCCTGGTTCGAGTACGCGGTTCCTGCAGCGATGAACGAGGAAATCGCACCGGCTTCGTTGATCCCCTCTTCGAGGATCTGGCCGTCTTTAGCTTCCTTGTAGTACATCAGCTGATCGCGGTCGACCGGTTCGTACAATTGTCCCTGGCTGGCGTAAATACCGCACTGCTTGAAGAGGCCTTCCATACCGAAGGTACGGGCTTCGTCGGGGATGATCGGCACAATACGTTTGCCGACGACTTTGTCACGCAGCAGGGTGGCCAGCAGGATGCCCAGGGCACCGGTGGTGGAACCTTTTTTGCCGGCCATGGAGTCCATGAACTTACCCAGCGATTCCAGTGTGGGTGTTTCCAGACGTTCTTCCGTGGGTTTCCGTTCGGGCAGGTAACCGCCGAGTTCTTTCCGCCGTTCCTGCAGGTACTGCATTTCGGGGCTGCCTTCTTCGGGACGGTAGAACGGTGTGTTCTTGACGTCTTCGTCGCGAATGGGAATACCGAAGCGGGAGCGGAAGTCGCGCAGTTCTTCTTCGTTGGCTTTTTTCACGTTGTGCGCCACGTTGCGGCCTTCGCCGGCTTCACCCAGACCGTAGCCTTTGATGGTTTTGGCGAGAATGACTGTCGGCGAACCGGTGTGTTCCGTGGCTGCTTTGAAGGCCGAGTAAACTTTTTCCGGATCGTGACCGCCGCGGTTCATCTTTTTAATCTGTTCGTCAGAGAGATGCTCGGCCATCTTAAGCAGTTCGGGGTTTTCGCCGAAGAAGTGATCGCGGATGTATGACCCGGATTCGACGACGTATTTCTGATACTGACCGTCGACGACTTCGCCCATGCGTTTGACGAGCAGGCCGTCTTCATCTTCGGAGAGCAGGGGATCCCAGTCGCTGCCCCAGATGACTTTGAGACAGTTCCAGCCTGCACCGCGGAAGGCGGCTTCGAGTTCCTGGATGATCTTGCCGTTCCCGCGAACCGGTCCGTCCAGACGCTGCAGGTTACAGTTGATGACGAAGATCAGGTTGTCCAGATGCTCGCGGGAAGCGAGGGTAATCGCCCCCAGTGTTTCGGGCTCATCCGTTTCGCCATCACCGACGAAACACCAGACTTTCGACTGTGATGTATCCATAATGCCGCGGTTGTGCAGGTAACGCAGAAAGCGAGCATGGTAGATGGACATGATCGGACCGAGGCCCATCGAAACGGTGGGGAACTGCCAGAAATCAGGCATGAGCCAGGGGTGCGGGTAGGAAGAGAGTCCACCACCGCGCGGGAGTTCCTGGCGGAACCGCTGCAGGTTTTCTTCGGTCAGCCGCCCTTCGACAAATGCCCGGGCATAGACGCCGGGAGAAGCGTGACCCTGGAAGTAGACGACGTCTCCGGAATGGTCTTCTGTCCGTGAGTGGAAGAAGTGGTTGAACCCGATTTCCCAGAGGGTGGCTGCAGACGCGTAGGTGGAGATGTGACCGCCGATGCCGTCATGATCTTTGTTGGCACGAACGACCATCGCCATCGCATTCCAGCGGATGATACTTTTAATGCGCCGCTCGATTTCCCGGTTGCCGGGGAAGATCGGCTGATCATCTTGGGGAATGGTGTTGATGTAAGGCGTATTGGCAGTGAAAGGCATCGTCACGCCCTGACGATAGGCACGTTCCTGAAGAGTAGCCAGAACGTGTTGTACGCGTTCCTTTCCATAGCGGATGATGAGATCATCCAGTGACTCAAACCATTCTTCCAGTTCTGCCGGATCAACTCCAGGCACTGCACCTGTAACTGTCTGTTCTGCCATGAGATAAGGTTCTTTCAACCTGACTGAGTATATTCGTTCGTTGAGCGTAACTTCTCTCAGATCACTTTCCAGTTCACGATCTGGAAGAAATCACGCAGCTGAGTAATAAAACAATTCTAGGAATGCACCGCTGTTAAGGGAACTAAACCGGGGCTTTTTTGAGGCCATCCCGCCGCAGATTCAGATTGGAATACATCGCGAAAGCGGTGACTGATCTCGTTAATCGAAATGTTAGCTGATTTCCCTCGGTTTTGCGAGTGATAGCAACCGGTCTAAACTCTTTAATAGACATAGCAAACGTCATATATAGCTGAGACGGCGCCGGAGACAGGCTTTTTGAAGGAAATGAGGCAGGGTTTTCGTGTGTTTTCAGGCGGGCCGGGAAGAGTATCCCTGTTGTTATGATCGGCTTTTGAGGTGAGAGGGCGTGAGTCTGACTGGAATTTCGCGTGGTGTTCCTGTGTGCTTGTGTTAATGTGTTCTCTGGATGGGGAGGAAATACATCAGTCATGATCGATGTGAAACGTCTGTATAAAAATTGTCCAATTTAAGCAATTTAGATTGTTAAAATTGTTTTATTGGATCCAATTCTCTAAGATAGGACCCGCAGGTTCTGTTTTACAGAATCGATATGCCAGAAAATTTCTCTCAGTGAGTCTCGGATATATGTCATACGAACCAAGTTATCCCGCATCAGAATTGGACACATTTTCCGATCTGGGCGAACGTGCTGTGCACCTGGATCAGTCGCAGTCCTGCCAGTGCGAACTGCTGGCGGTCAAAAAGGCGGCGCGGATGCGAAAAGTCTGTGTGACACGTGAATTACAGGCTCGTGCTGAGCGTCTGTGCTCGAAAGAAATCGAATACGTTCACAGCGAACGCTTCGATCAACCCGAAGCCATGGATCAGGTGCTGATTCCCCTGCAACAACTCTGCGCGGAGCTCAAGCCAGATACCGAGGATGACCTGACCAGCGATGCGGGTCTGCTGCAGACGCGTCTGTATGCGGTTCCCCTGTTGAGCAAAGAGCAGGAAATCATTCTCTTCCGCGGGATGAATTATCTGAAGTATCGCGCGGCGATGCTGCAGAAACAGGTTGATCTCAAAGCACCCTGCGTTGGCGTGCTGGACCGGATTGAACAGAAACTGAAAGATGCGAACAGCCTGCGGGACTACATCATTCAGGCGAATTTGAGGCTGGTGGTCTCGATTGCCAAAAATCTGACCGATCGGGCAAATTCATTCGAAGATATTGTCAGTGACGGCTATATGCCTTTGATTCGGGCGGTGGAGATTTTCGATATCGATCGCGGCAACCGGTTCAGTACTTACGGAACCTGGGCCGTGCGAAATTATCTGTTTCGTACTACGAAAAAAGGGCGTAAGTACCGCAAGAACTTTGTTAACGGGGCTGAGACCCTCGCGTTAGGACTGAGTGATATCCGTTCGACACTCCGCTCGCAGGAAACCTATCATAAGTCGATTGAACAGGTCCTCGATCAGGTACTGTGTTCCCTGGACCAGCGCGAGCAGCAGATTCTCAAACGACGTTTTGGACTGCCGCCGGCTGAAGTGCCGGAAAAGTTCCGCGAAATTGCGGAAGACTTCGGCGTGAGTACCGAACGGGTGCGTCAACTGACCATCCGCTCGCTGCAGCGGATGCGGGACGTGATTGAGGAGCAGAGTCTGGAAATACCGGATATTTCTGAAATCCTTTGAGTTCCCTGCCAAGAAATCGGTTCTGCATAATTGGTATCATCTCTCTGCTGTGGTATAAGGTACGCGGCCAGCAGGCCTGTTTTGACCTGAAAATTTTACCATAGTTGAAAGATCATGAGTTCCGATAACCCCACCCCGTCCGAATCCGATTCCCCCACAGACGACAGCCACCTGATTCGTTTGCAGAAATATCTGGCAGCGACCGGTCTGGGTTCCCGTCGTCATTGTGAAGAATACATCGAAACCGGACGTGTGACCGTCGACGGGGAGATCGTGACTGAACTGGGAGCCCGCATCGATCCCGAAACGCAGGTCATCACTGTGGATGGCGAGCGGGCCCGCATGGAACCCCGTCGTTATTTTCTGTTGAACAAACCGTCTGGTTTTCTCTGTACGAACCAGGATCCGGCGGGCCGGCGACGGGTGATTGACCTGTTCCCCGGCGAAGGGCAGCGGCTGTTTACCGTCGGTCGGCTGGATGAAAACAGTGAAGGCCTGCTGCTGGTGACCAATGACGGTGCGATGGCTCAGCGTCTCGCGCATCCGCGTTATCGCGTCGCACGAACCTATCATGTGCAGGTCGCCGGTCATCCGACCCGGGAAAAGCTGGACGAACTGCGAAAAGGGGTGCGGTTCAAAGAAGGTGTCTTCCGCGTTTCCGGTTTAAAACCGTTGAAAAAGCAGGGGAAAAGTACCTTTCTGGAAATGACGCTGCACGAAGGACAGAACCGTGAGATCCGGCGAATGATGGCCCGCATCGGCCATAAAGTCATGCAGCTGATTCGCGTCCGCTTTGGTCCGCTGAACCTGGGGAAACTCAAATCGGGCGAATACCGACGGCTGTCGGACACCGAACTTAAAAAACTGCGGGAGATGCTGAATGAGCAGCATTCCCCCGATCTCCGCAAGCGCAAAAGCAAGAAGAAAGCGGCTCCCAGTCGCGGGAAACCGGCCCGGCGTGGTGCGGGAAAAAATATTTCAGACAAAGAGACAGGTGGAAAAAAACGGTCTGTCGGCAATAAAGGAAAACGAGGGGCCTCTGCGGTTCCCAAGAAACCCGCTCAGAAGAAGTCCACTGGACGCCGTATTATCGGCGATTGATGAACGGGCACCACTGAGCGCCGGCAAGGAAAGCAAACATGACAGAGACTCACGCATTCAGCGATTGTGCAACCCCCCAGTATGTGGCAGCGACCGTCACCGAACAGGTCCAGATGGCAAAGGATACGTGGCGGTTGCGAATCCACTGTCCCGAAATCGCGCGGGTGATTCTGCCGGGCCAGTTCTTCATGGTCCGCGAGCCGGGCGTGAACGATCCGCTGCTGGGGCGTCCCTTCGCACTCTACGATACCTGCCTGGATGAAGCGGGACAGCCGATCGGGTTGGACTTCGGCTACGTGGTAGTTGGTAAACTGACATCCCGCATGACGCACTGGCAACCCGGTGATCAGGTCGAAATCTGGGGACCGCTGGGGAATGGCTTCCCGCAGCCCGGTTCCGGTTCGCTGGTCATGGTGGCGGGGGGGATCGGACAGACGCCGTTTCTGGCGACCGCCCGAGAAGCACTGGGGCAACGTACTTATGGTGAGCCGGCGCGGAAACTGGAAGCGTTTCCCGAGCGGGTGAGCCTGCTCTACGGGGCGCGTTCGGAAGCTTACCTCGCGGGACTGGATGATTTTCGCCTCGATGGCCTGGAAGTCGAAGTGGCTACCGATGATGGCTCGTTTGGACATGCCGGCTATGTCACCGATCTGCTCAAGCAGCGGATTGAAAGCGATGCGCCACCCGAGACTATCTTCTGCTGTGGACCGGAACCGATGATGGAAGCGGTCAGCAAGCTCGCCCAGGACGCAGGGATTTCCTGCTGGTTGTCGTTGGAGACACCAATGGCCTGTGGCTTTGGCGCCTGTTTCAGTTGTGTGGCGAAAGTCCGCGTCGGTGCTGACGACTGGGACTATCGGCGAACCTGCGTAGAAGGGCCCGTGTTTAACGCCGAGCAGCTGATATTTTAGACGCGGAACGCGACCTCGTATTGACAGTTTTGAACGGAAAACCCTATAGTTCAGGCTGATTTCAGGTCGGGACATGAACGTGCAGGATGATGAACACAACCAGACAGGGGCAGCAGCTTTCGCGGATTTCGCAGAAAGACAGTCCCGGTCTCTGCAGTCAGACCGACTTTCCCCGACAGATGATTCTCGGGTCTCCTCTGAGCAAAATCATTCTTCCGTGATCCCCCCCCGCTTTCGTCTGCTGTTTGTGAGCAATCAGCGCCCCGAGTGGGTGGGCTTTGCATTACGGCTGGATGCCATCGGTTGTGAAGAGCCCCGACTGGAGTGGGCCTCGAATGCCGAAGAGATGCTCAAACTGCTGAGCAATCACAGCTACGATTGTCTGTTGATTCAGGCCGATGTTGAGGGACGTCATCACTGTGGCGAACTGCTGCAGGCGATTCGCGTCAGTGGTTGTGATGAGCCGATTGTTCTGATTTCCCCCGTCCCCGATGATCGACTGTCTCTGGCTGCCTGTGAATTCCAGGCAGAACTGCTGGTTTCCCCCGCCGGCTGGGACTCACCCGCATTATTGGATTATGTGCAACGGGCATTGTGGGTTCAGCAACTGCAGGAAGACCATCATCGTCTGCAGGTTGAAAATCATCGTCGCCTGGTCCGTGAACGGGATGAAGCCGAGCGGTTGCTGAATCAGCAGCGCTCGATGGTCGAACAGCTGCAGACACTGGTCTACCCGGGAAAACTGGAACTGCCTGCAGGAGAAGCAGCGGCTGAACAGAGTGTTCCCGAAGTGTCCATGTCGGATGCACAGATTCCTGCTGACATCCCGGAATACTATCATGAGCTGCTGCGGACTTATGTCATCATGGGCTCCGGGAGTCTGAAGGATGAGATCATCCAGATCGCAGAACTGCTGGCGGCAGCCCGATTGACCTCGCGTCAGGTACTGGAGTTTCATCTGGAGTGTGTGGAGACGATTGTCCGGGGGCTGGGGAACCGAAGTTCACGGCATGTCATGTCGCGTGCGGACCTGCTGGCCCTGGAGATGATGGTCCACCTGGGGGAGTGTTACCAGAAGAGATTGTCTGAGTAGTATAAGTTACGTGATTGTAACAGCTTATACCCTCCAACGCATATTTGAGCTTCCCGGAGAAAAACTACTGTCAATCGTATCTCCGAGTACCTATAATAGTTGACAATATGCTGCCCTCCACGTTCAGTTTATTTGATATATCGAACAGACGGTACGAGCCTTAAGAAAACCTGACAGGAATGACAGATCGCT includes the following:
- the lpdA gene encoding dihydrolipoyl dehydrogenase, translated to MSGSATRETDIVVIGGGPGGYPAAFDAADKGFKVIMVNDDVAPGGVCLNRGCIPSKALLHVAKLINETRESSDWGVTFEKPKIDLDKLREFKEKVVTQLTGGIGQLAGARNVEIVKGFGRFKDSRTVEVTRHDGTTEAIGFKYAIVATGSSPAVPPVFDLDDPRIMDSTGALELADIPEKLLVVGGGYIGLEMGSVYAALGSEVTVVEMTGGLLPGADRDLVKPLQKRLQESFAAIHLNTKVEKLTPTDSGIVADLSGEGVEPQQTFDRVLISIGRRPNNKGIGLEHTKLELDERGFIKNDSNQRTAESHIFAIGDIAGEPMLAHKATREAKVAVETIAGEPAEFDNIAIPAVVFTDPELAWCGVTEQEAKDQGLDVEITRFPWAASGRAQTLARTEGLTKIIFDKKKGRVLGVGIVGSGAGELIAEGVLAVEMAAVAEDVAESIHAHPTLSETLMEAAESFLGQATHMYRPKRK
- a CDS encoding 2-oxo acid dehydrogenase subunit E2 — its product is MATEFKLPEVSEGVETADVGQISVAVGDTVEQGQLLMDIETDKAVVPLESPYAGVIKELNVSEGDSVAIGTVLLSIDESNGEAPAPAKEEAKAEAPAEAKEEKPEPAESTSAPAAESKPEPTLSAPAKSQPQPAAGSSDDKAPAPAGPATRKMARKLGVDLYQVAGSGPGGRITQEDVENYVKNLISNGGSSGGGGGIAVPPLPDFSQFGEIERKKLNKLSRVSAQNLSLSWQVVPHVTQHDLADITDLETARKLFISKPKYSGPKVTMTALAMKAIAIALHEFSVFNSSFDTETEEIIYKQYINIGVAVDTENGLVVPVVKDVDKKNIITIANEMNELAVKARDRKLEMSDMQGGTFTITNLGGLGGTSFTPIVNYPEVAILGMSRSRHEFQLIDDKPVSRLMLPLSLSYDHRVINGADAARFIVRLSGLLSDPFNLLVDC
- the aceE gene encoding pyruvate dehydrogenase (acetyl-transferring), homodimeric type gives rise to the protein MAEQTVTGAVPGVDPAELEEWFESLDDLIIRYGKERVQHVLATLQERAYRQGVTMPFTANTPYINTIPQDDQPIFPGNREIERRIKSIIRWNAMAMVVRANKDHDGIGGHISTYASAATLWEIGFNHFFHSRTEDHSGDVVYFQGHASPGVYARAFVEGRLTEENLQRFRQELPRGGGLSSYPHPWLMPDFWQFPTVSMGLGPIMSIYHARFLRYLHNRGIMDTSQSKVWCFVGDGETDEPETLGAITLASREHLDNLIFVINCNLQRLDGPVRGNGKIIQELEAAFRGAGWNCLKVIWGSDWDPLLSEDEDGLLVKRMGEVVDGQYQKYVVESGSYIRDHFFGENPELLKMAEHLSDEQIKKMNRGGHDPEKVYSAFKAATEHTGSPTVILAKTIKGYGLGEAGEGRNVAHNVKKANEEELRDFRSRFGIPIRDEDVKNTPFYRPEEGSPEMQYLQERRKELGGYLPERKPTEERLETPTLESLGKFMDSMAGKKGSTTGALGILLATLLRDKVVGKRIVPIIPDEARTFGMEGLFKQCGIYASQGQLYEPVDRDQLMYYKEAKDGQILEEGINEAGAISSFIAAGTAYSNQGVNMIPFYVYYSMFGFQRVGDLVWAAADSRTKGFLLGGTSGRTTLNGEGLQHQDGHSHIMASTVPTLHAYDPAYAYELAVIIQDGMRRMYQEGEEIFYYLSVYNENYEMAPMPEGDDVVDGIIKGIYKFRSLEADKPAVDARPQLFGSGPILREVLRAQEILAEKYQIATDVWSVTSYNELARDVKDAERYNRLHPDAEPQKSFLETTFEGVAGPFIASSDNIKVIADQIREGIPGNYCVLGTDGFGRSETRESLRRHFEIDAENVVLATLVELADEGKFDKSKLAAIIQDLGIDPEKVNPRLA
- a CDS encoding sigma-70 family RNA polymerase sigma factor → MSYEPSYPASELDTFSDLGERAVHLDQSQSCQCELLAVKKAARMRKVCVTRELQARAERLCSKEIEYVHSERFDQPEAMDQVLIPLQQLCAELKPDTEDDLTSDAGLLQTRLYAVPLLSKEQEIILFRGMNYLKYRAAMLQKQVDLKAPCVGVLDRIEQKLKDANSLRDYIIQANLRLVVSIAKNLTDRANSFEDIVSDGYMPLIRAVEIFDIDRGNRFSTYGTWAVRNYLFRTTKKGRKYRKNFVNGAETLALGLSDIRSTLRSQETYHKSIEQVLDQVLCSLDQREQQILKRRFGLPPAEVPEKFREIAEDFGVSTERVRQLTIRSLQRMRDVIEEQSLEIPDISEIL
- a CDS encoding pseudouridine synthase → MSSDNPTPSESDSPTDDSHLIRLQKYLAATGLGSRRHCEEYIETGRVTVDGEIVTELGARIDPETQVITVDGERARMEPRRYFLLNKPSGFLCTNQDPAGRRRVIDLFPGEGQRLFTVGRLDENSEGLLLVTNDGAMAQRLAHPRYRVARTYHVQVAGHPTREKLDELRKGVRFKEGVFRVSGLKPLKKQGKSTFLEMTLHEGQNREIRRMMARIGHKVMQLIRVRFGPLNLGKLKSGEYRRLSDTELKKLREMLNEQHSPDLRKRKSKKKAAPSRGKPARRGAGKNISDKETGGKKRSVGNKGKRGASAVPKKPAQKKSTGRRIIGD
- a CDS encoding dihydroorotate dehydrogenase electron transfer subunit, producing MTETHAFSDCATPQYVAATVTEQVQMAKDTWRLRIHCPEIARVILPGQFFMVREPGVNDPLLGRPFALYDTCLDEAGQPIGLDFGYVVVGKLTSRMTHWQPGDQVEIWGPLGNGFPQPGSGSLVMVAGGIGQTPFLATAREALGQRTYGEPARKLEAFPERVSLLYGARSEAYLAGLDDFRLDGLEVEVATDDGSFGHAGYVTDLLKQRIESDAPPETIFCCGPEPMMEAVSKLAQDAGISCWLSLETPMACGFGACFSCVAKVRVGADDWDYRRTCVEGPVFNAEQLIF